The genomic segment ATAGTAATATACCTTCCGCATTCTCCTGCGTTTTGTCTCATGAAAACATTCTAAAGGGTGAAATCCGCTACTTTCGTTCCAAAACTTCACCTCTGAACAATGTAGAAAATCATTCGAAATACTAATTATGTCTAATTCGCCAAAGGCCTTTCGGTAGTTTTGAAAAAGGATCAGATGCCCCTGGAATTCCAAATAAGCTGCGGCAATTTCCTCACCGAGCCGTCCTCGTTTTGTTTTTTCACGCATTTTCGGAAACGTTTGAAAATAAAATCGAATCGATTTACTTTTAATAAATCTGAGAAAAGGGAATGGCTTGTTGGATATAGAGATTTAGATCCTTCATCAGATCCACAAATTCTAAATGTTTTAGGCGTTTTCCTTCCGCATCTTTTGTGACTCGAATGACGGGACGAAGGGGTTTGTCTTTATTGGATTCAATGACCATACCCATTCTGAGGTCAGAAAGAATGACTCCGGACCCCACAGGGAACATAGAAAGTTTATTTAAAAATAGTCTTACCATTTTTAAATCAAAACGGTTCACGTTTTCGCTGATCATAATCTTCATTGCTTCATAAGGAAGAATGGCCTGTCTATAGGGCCTTGGGTGGATCATGGCAGCAAATTGATCGGCAATCATAAATACTTTTGTGAGTTCTTCAATTTGGTTGGCTAAAATTCTCTGAGGATAACCAGAACCATCCACAGCTTCATGATGTTGTAAGGCAACAATAGCGAGTGAGTTTTTTAACTTCAATCTTTGGGTGAGGATTTGGTAACCGGTCACTGGATGGCGTTTGATGGTTTTGAGATCCAGTTCGGAAAGAGCACCTTTTTTTTCAGATACTTCTTCAGGAACCGTCACCATTCCAATGTCGGCAAAAAGAGAGGCTAATGCCAAATCAATCAGTTTGGGTCGAGAAAACTCTAAAAAGTTTCCAAGCATGACGGAAAAAAATGTCGCATAACAGATGTGAGTGTATAAAAAATAACCTGAGTGGGAATGGGACAAAAGTAAAATGGGAATTTGTGCGTTTGCTTTGGTATGGTCTGCAATCCTTTCTGCAATTTCCCGAAACTCTCGAATCTCCGTATAACGACCTTCAGATGCTGACTTGTAAGTTTTTTGAACCAAATCAAAACAATCTTTAAAAACAGCATTGAATTCCACTTTGGTGGTATTTGCTTTTTCTAATAAATATTTATATCGTGTGGAATTTTCATCATCCTGGTAAAAAGGAAGGTTGGTATCGAAGTACCCAGGCCCTGTACCTGCTGAGGTTTTGTCCCCTCCATCGGCCATCAACCTTTCCCCGTCCGTTAGAACAAAGGTAATGCCAAATTGAACCAATCGGTCTAAGTCTTGTTGTGTGATGGGTTGATCAGCACCGACAAAAACAGTATCCTTATCCAGATAAATTGACTTAGTATACTTGGATCCAGGTTCTAAGTCACGTATAGAGATTTTCCGCATAATTGCGTAAATCCTAGTAAGAAGCGTAGAAACTTCAATTGTTTTTCTTTTGTCTCTCTAAAACAAGGATTCGAAAGACTGCAGCCACTGCTTCATACAAATCCCTGGGAATTTCTTTCCCATTAGGGAGATGATCTAAGGTTTGTATCATCACTTCATCTTGAATGATAAGAACTCCCGACTCACGTGCGATGCGAATCAAATTCTCTGCAAGTCTTCCTTCTGCTTTCGCCACAAGTTTCGGTGCCGCATGACGGATCGGATCATAAGCAAGGGCTGCCATTTTTTGTTTCATCTATAATCTCCGTTAAAGGATTCTTCCTTCCAAGTTTCCATTTGCACCGAACGAATTTGGGGAAAGTCCCGAATCAGACCCACAAATGACTTTGTGAAGTCCTCTCCTTGGAAAGATCTTTCTGTAGTGAGTTGTACGAGGATTGGTTTTTCTTTTTCAGGATCATAATGGAACTGGATTCCCATAGCACCAGTCTCTTTGGATTCCCAAAATACATAAAGAACCAAACCTTTGTTTTTCGGTTCGACAACCATTTGTAATGATTCTTTCGCATCCGGATCAATGTAAGAAATAAGGTCAGAAAATCCTGTTTCTCCTAGCAGATAATTCCAAAGGGGTTTTAGATCCGAAACCTCAAGCGTTTTGGAATCTGATTGTGCCGCCATCCACTGGGCCCAACGCAAACGATTCACTACTTTCCCTGGATTGGTTTGGACTTCCTGATCGATTCCTTTTGTTTGGAGAGAGATAGAATGATTAGGATCCTGTGATTGCGAAGCACTAGTTTTGGACTTGGAACGATTGCCTTCCAAAGGGAGGAGTCCTAGTTGTGAGGTGCTAGTTTCTTTTGAGAAAAACTGATCCTTTCTCTGGTGGGCCAGTTTTCCCATAGAGAAAAACAAAGGCAGAGGGCTAAGATTAGAAAAGAGTGGGCTCACTCCCATCATGTCGGAGAAATTTACAAAAACTCAACCTGTGTATGGGAGAAATTCCCAGTTTCATAAGGGCCTCTCTATGTTCTTCGGTTCCATACCCTTTGTGTTTGGCAAACCCATAACCTGGGTATTTTACATCCATTTTTTCCATATATTCGTCCCGATAGGTTTTAGCAAGGATGGAGGCCGCAGAAATGGAAGGGATCAAATCATCTCCTTTCGGAAGAGAGAAATAACCTTCGATGGGTTTTGTGATCTTTAGTTTATAATTTCCATCAGCGAGGAGATAAGGTCGACTGATTAACAATTTGTCTTCATTGCGATTTGTCTTTTCTTCATTAGTAGAAGCGGACAAATTCAATTTTTCATTCATCTTTCTGTTTGGTTCGAATGGTTCTGGGTTTGTCGGCAAACACCGGTTCATCCCATAAAAAATAGCCTGATTGATATTGAACTGATCAATGAACTTTGCACTCACAAAGGTCACACGAAAATAAGAAACATACTTTAGAATTTCTGTACGGAGTTCCATTCGTTTGGGTTCAGGAATTTTTTTGGAATCGCGAAGTCCTTTTAGGATTTCACCGTTTTTGATTTTTTCTAAGGTGGAAAGGGAGAAGGAAACACAACCCACGGATACTGGGCCGGCGAGCGTACCACGACCTGCTTCATCCAGTGAAAAACAGGTCAGGTGAGGGATTTGAAATTCAGGAAAGAACGGTCGCGTAACGACCGTTTCAAGAGAAATTATGCGCTAGGTGCTTCTGCTTCTGCAGCTTTTGCTTGAGCAAGAGCAGCTTTAGAAGCCTCATCTTGTCTCTTTTTATCTCTAGCAACGATCGCTTGACCGCCTTTTCTTTCTTTGATACGTCCCGCTTTTCCTTTTTTATCACGGAGATAGAAAAGTTTTGCACGACGAACAGATCCTTTACGAACGAGCTCAATCTTTGCAATTCTTGGGCTATGAAGTGGGAAAATTCTTTCCACTCCGATATCATAAGAAACTCGTCTTACAGTAAACGTTTTGCTTTGTGATTTGTTTGCAATGGAGATCACAACGCCTTCGTAAACCTGAACCCGCTCTTTACCAGATTCAACGATTTTGTAGTGAACTTTTACAGTATCACCAATTTCGAAATTAAGTTCGTTCTTTGCTTCGCCTGCGAGTGCTGTTTCTAGAATCTGATTCATGACTTCCTCTAAGAATGATTTCTTGTTTTGCGGTTTTTTTGCCGCCATTTCCGGATCTCTTCATGATGTCCACCGAGGAGCACATCTGGAACAGTCCAACCCATAAAATCATAGGGTTTTGTATACTGGGGGTATTCTAATTCTTCCGTTTCGTTGTGCGATTCTTCGAGAAGGCTTTCTTCTTTTCCTAAAAACCCCGGAACAAACCGAGAAAGGCAATCGGCAACAACGAGAGCAGCTAAATCCCCCGATGAAATAACATAGTTTCCAATGGCCACTTCCCTGTCAATTAAATGCTCCGCGACACGATGGTCGACCCCTTCGTAATACCCAGAAATTAAGGTAATGGTTTCTGAGGACTCGTAAATCTCTCGAGCGAGGGTTTGGTTGAAAAGTTCCCCCGAAGGGCTAAGGAGGATGACCTTCCCTTTATCTTCGCCAAGGGATTCTAAGGCCCTGTAAATCGGACCCACTTGCAAAAGCATGCCCGGGCCACCCCCATAGATGGTGTCATCCACCTTTTGGTGTTTGTTGTCTGCGAAGTCACGGAGATGGACGGTATTGATCTCGACCACCCCTTGTTTCACCGCTTTCCCGGGGATTCCGGTATCAAAATAGGAGGTGATTTTTTCTGGGAAAAGAGTGATGAAATTAAACTTCAATCCACTGCTCCCAGCCTATGATTTCTAAAGTTTTGGTTTCCAAGTTCCAATCACCGACAAACCGATTGAGGAAAGGAATGAGGACAGTTTCCCCTTCGCCGTTTTTTGGTTTTAGTTCCAAAATGGGATGAGCGGGATTGTCAATGACTTGGGTCACAACATAATCCAGAGAAAGATTTGTTTCTTTGGAGATGGCAAGTAGTCCCACTAGATCTTCAGTGTAGATTTCACCATCAGTCGGTTTAGGAAGTTCGTCTCTTTTCCATAACAAAGAAAATCCACGGTATTTGATCACAGTTTCCGGTGTTTCAAAACCCTTTAGTTTTAAAAGGTAATGATTTCCATTCAGTTTGATCTCGTCGATTTGAATGGTGGACTGGTTCCCACGAGGATCCTCTACAGTGCAGATGATTGGAGGTTTTACGGAATTTAGGGTGTCACCTTCTGTAAAAAGTTTGATGAACCCTTTGATTCCATGTGAGGATCCGATGACCCCCACTTTCACTAAACTTGGTTTAGTCGACAATTTCTAAGGTATAGTTTTTGCCTTGTTTGGTTCCGGCTGCCTGTAATACAGTTCGTAAAGATTTTGCAATCCTTCCGTTTTTTCCGATCACCTTACCTAGGTCTTTCGCTGCTACCCGAAGTTCGATCACTGTTTCTTCCTCTCCGGGGACTTGGTTGACAGCCACTTGTTCTGGTTGGTCAACGAGAGATGTAACGATATAACGAACTAAGGATTCCATGTATCAATTAACCTTTGAACTTTGACCAAACGTCGTCTTTTTTCAAAAGAGCAAGAACTGTATCAGTAGGTTGAGCACCTTTTTTAAGCCAAGAAAGAGTTTTTTCTTCATTGAAAGTTGCTTTTTTAACAGAGGAAGTGGATGGGTGAAAATGCCCAATCGCTTCAATGAACTTTCCGTCACGCGGAGCACGGATATCAGCTGCTACGATGCGATAGTGCGGGTCTGCTTTTGTTCCCGTTCTTTGTAATCTTAATTTAACCAAGGAAAAATACCCCTTTTATAGCGAGTTTTTTGAATAGGGACGATATGTCAAGAGCGAGTTCTAGCACTTGCAGCGAGATCCTTTAATTTTTTGCCCTGTGCGTTTGGATCCCCTGTTTTATAGAGTCCAGAACCCACAACCGTGATGTCCACACCGAGTTTTGCCAATTCTTCCATATTGGCTTCGTTCACGCCACCATCCACTTCCAATTCAATATTGTAAGGCTTAGTGAGTTTCCGAACGGCAGCAATTTTTTCGAATCCTGATTTCACAAAGGACTGCCCGTAAAATCCAGGATCCACAGTCATGAGTAACACAAGATCCAAATAAGGAAGGATTTGGGAGATGGATTCTGGAGGTGTTTGTGGGTTGAGAGAAACCCCCACTTTGATTCCTGCTTTTCGGATCTCTTCTGCAAGTCTCACAGAGAAGTTCGTAGTTTCAATATGAAAGGTAATACAATAGGGATTTAGGTCAAAGTATTTAGGAACATGGAGCTCAGGATTACTCACCATAAGGTGCACATCTAAAGGAATATTCGTATGGGATTTGACTTCTTTGGTAAAAGCCTCTCCAAAGGAAATTTGTGGGACAAAGTTTCCGTCCATCACATCGATATGAATGAGATCGATATTTTCTTTTTTGTAAGTGGGAAGCTCCTGAGAGAGTCCCGTAAGTTTTGCTGCGAGGATTGATGCAGAAATTTTCATATTAATAAGTTCCCTTTAATTTCCAAACCTTTGCCACACCGGTTTCTTTACCGATTAAAGTGATTTTTACATTGCCTGCTCTATGGATGAGAAAACGAACCGGCTCATCTTCTTTTAGTTTTTGGTTGGTTAAAATTTCTTTTTCGATCTCTGTATCTTC from the Leptospira congkakensis genome contains:
- the trmD gene encoding tRNA (guanosine(37)-N1)-methyltransferase TrmD codes for the protein MKFNFITLFPEKITSYFDTGIPGKAVKQGVVEINTVHLRDFADNKHQKVDDTIYGGGPGMLLQVGPIYRALESLGEDKGKVILLSPSGELFNQTLAREIYESSETITLISGYYEGVDHRVAEHLIDREVAIGNYVISSGDLAALVVADCLSRFVPGFLGKEESLLEESHNETEELEYPQYTKPYDFMGWTVPDVLLGGHHEEIRKWRQKNRKTRNHS
- the rpe gene encoding ribulose-phosphate 3-epimerase — translated: MKISASILAAKLTGLSQELPTYKKENIDLIHIDVMDGNFVPQISFGEAFTKEVKSHTNIPLDVHLMVSNPELHVPKYFDLNPYCITFHIETTNFSVRLAEEIRKAGIKVGVSLNPQTPPESISQILPYLDLVLLMTVDPGFYGQSFVKSGFEKIAAVRKLTKPYNIELEVDGGVNEANMEELAKLGVDITVVGSGLYKTGDPNAQGKKLKDLAASARTRS
- a CDS encoding ribonuclease HII, yielding MGCVSFSLSTLEKIKNGEILKGLRDSKKIPEPKRMELRTEILKYVSYFRVTFVSAKFIDQFNINQAIFYGMNRCLPTNPEPFEPNRKMNEKLNLSASTNEEKTNRNEDKLLISRPYLLADGNYKLKITKPIEGYFSLPKGDDLIPSISAASILAKTYRDEYMEKMDVKYPGYGFAKHKGYGTEEHREALMKLGISPIHRLSFCKFLRHDGSEPTLF
- the rplS gene encoding 50S ribosomal protein L19, yielding MNQILETALAGEAKNELNFEIGDTVKVHYKIVESGKERVQVYEGVVISIANKSQSKTFTVRRVSYDIGVERIFPLHSPRIAKIELVRKGSVRRAKLFYLRDKKGKAGRIKERKGGQAIVARDKKRQDEASKAALAQAKAAEAEAPSA
- a CDS encoding HD-GYP domain-containing protein, which translates into the protein MRKISIRDLEPGSKYTKSIYLDKDTVFVGADQPITQQDLDRLVQFGITFVLTDGERLMADGGDKTSAGTGPGYFDTNLPFYQDDENSTRYKYLLEKANTTKVEFNAVFKDCFDLVQKTYKSASEGRYTEIREFREIAERIADHTKANAQIPILLLSHSHSGYFLYTHICYATFFSVMLGNFLEFSRPKLIDLALASLFADIGMVTVPEEVSEKKGALSELDLKTIKRHPVTGYQILTQRLKLKNSLAIVALQHHEAVDGSGYPQRILANQIEELTKVFMIADQFAAMIHPRPYRQAILPYEAMKIMISENVNRFDLKMVRLFLNKLSMFPVGSGVILSDLRMGMVIESNKDKPLRPVIRVTKDAEGKRLKHLEFVDLMKDLNLYIQQAIPFSQIY
- a CDS encoding EscU/YscU/HrcU family type III secretion system export apparatus switch protein; the protein is MKQKMAALAYDPIRHAAPKLVAKAEGRLAENLIRIARESGVLIIQDEVMIQTLDHLPNGKEIPRDLYEAVAAVFRILVLERQKKNN
- a CDS encoding YraN family protein; this translates as MREKTKRGRLGEEIAAAYLEFQGHLILFQNYRKAFGELDIISISNDFLHCSEVKFWNESSGFHPLECFHETKRRRMRKVYYYLLKEIPAFYHLTPSFNLIHITEKKEVLFYSSIF
- the rimM gene encoding ribosome maturation factor RimM (Essential for efficient processing of 16S rRNA); this translates as MSTKPSLVKVGVIGSSHGIKGFIKLFTEGDTLNSVKPPIICTVEDPRGNQSTIQIDEIKLNGNHYLLKLKGFETPETVIKYRGFSLLWKRDELPKPTDGEIYTEDLVGLLAISKETNLSLDYVVTQVIDNPAHPILELKPKNGEGETVLIPFLNRFVGDWNLETKTLEIIGWEQWIEV
- the rpsP gene encoding 30S ribosomal protein S16 gives rise to the protein MVKLRLQRTGTKADPHYRIVAADIRAPRDGKFIEAIGHFHPSTSSVKKATFNEEKTLSWLKKGAQPTDTVLALLKKDDVWSKFKG
- a CDS encoding KH domain-containing protein, giving the protein MESLVRYIVTSLVDQPEQVAVNQVPGEEETVIELRVAAKDLGKVIGKNGRIAKSLRTVLQAAGTKQGKNYTLEIVD